The following proteins are co-located in the Desulfonatronum thiodismutans genome:
- the ileS gene encoding isoleucine--tRNA ligase, whose translation MTDYKKTLNLPQTSFPMRANLSQNEPKMLAFWEKINAYEAMIAPNAGARTYVLHDGPPYANGHIHLGTALNKVLKDIIVKSRNMQGLRAEYVPGWDCHGLPIELKVEQEFKLKQKPVSTLEIRARCREYATKYLDIQREEFKRLGVLGTWDDPYLTMKPAYEAATARELAKFMAKGAVVRNKKPVHWCCSCETALAEAEVEYGEHGSPSIYVAFPVNDPKLAEVFPGQGEAVTSIVIWTTTPWTIPDNMAVAVHPEFSYALVQVKMAEGDARFILAEELVPRLKEVFGWADVQVLASVPGQHLEGLLAAHPFYDRPSPVVLANYVTLEAGTGCVHTAPGHGRDDYETGLRYGLETLSPLDDRGCFYPQTELVGGLNVFKANPKVIEILEQNGRLLAQEKISHSYPHCWRCRKPVIFRATMQWFISMQADDLRGKALHEIDEKVRWIPAWGRERIHSMIANRPDWCISRQRNWGVPIVALICKECGHTYTEPDWVVSVVDRFAGHERGADYWFEASLDQVVPDGLACPDCASTSWEKEDDILDVWFDSGTSFAAVLEQRPECTFPADLYLEGSDQHRGWFHSSLLASVGTRGAAPYKAVLTHGYVVDANGRKMSKSVGNVIAPQEIIKQYGAEILRLWVASEDYQDDVRISTETLNRLVDAYRRIRNTCRFLLGNLSDFRPTEHAVDADRLLPLDRFALDLFTRRHAKIAEAYERYEFHKVFHTLHNMCVTDLSAFYLDIVKDRLYVSAPDGLARRSAQTVLWRALEMLLTDMAPVLSFTAEEVYQHLPEDVRGTSPSVFGLRFQGPDMSAASGAPVQSSGESSGESMAEEARQAWETVIRVRAETTKAIEPVRKSGVVGHSLDTEVTLYVHDDLLDVLRPMAPMLREVFIVSKVEVRPESEAVESQTADFFVSEEVDGLRIAVAPAPGAKCPRCWVYSEELVADGTEGGDGVCPRCQDALEGR comes from the coding sequence ATGACCGATTACAAAAAAACTTTGAACCTGCCGCAAACGTCCTTTCCCATGCGGGCCAATCTGAGTCAGAATGAACCAAAAATGTTGGCCTTTTGGGAAAAAATCAACGCCTACGAGGCCATGATCGCCCCCAATGCCGGGGCGCGAACCTACGTTCTCCACGACGGCCCGCCGTATGCCAACGGCCATATTCACCTGGGCACGGCCCTGAACAAAGTGCTCAAGGACATCATTGTCAAGTCCCGAAACATGCAGGGGCTGCGCGCCGAATACGTGCCCGGTTGGGACTGTCACGGGCTGCCCATCGAACTCAAGGTGGAGCAGGAGTTCAAGCTGAAGCAGAAGCCCGTTTCCACTCTGGAAATCCGAGCCCGGTGCCGGGAGTACGCCACCAAGTATCTGGACATCCAGCGCGAGGAATTCAAGCGTCTGGGCGTGCTGGGCACCTGGGACGACCCGTATCTGACCATGAAGCCGGCTTATGAGGCGGCCACGGCCAGGGAACTGGCCAAGTTCATGGCCAAGGGCGCGGTGGTCCGGAACAAGAAGCCGGTGCATTGGTGCTGCTCCTGCGAAACAGCCCTGGCCGAGGCCGAAGTGGAGTACGGGGAGCATGGTTCCCCATCCATTTACGTGGCCTTTCCGGTGAACGACCCCAAGCTGGCCGAAGTGTTTCCGGGGCAGGGCGAGGCTGTGACGTCCATCGTGATCTGGACCACCACTCCGTGGACCATTCCGGACAACATGGCCGTGGCCGTGCATCCGGAGTTTTCATATGCCCTGGTTCAAGTCAAAATGGCTGAAGGAGATGCGCGGTTCATCCTGGCCGAGGAACTGGTTCCCAGGTTGAAGGAAGTCTTCGGTTGGGCCGACGTCCAGGTGCTGGCCAGCGTGCCCGGGCAACACCTGGAGGGGCTGCTGGCCGCGCATCCGTTTTACGATCGCCCTTCACCCGTGGTTCTGGCCAATTACGTGACCTTGGAGGCCGGTACCGGCTGCGTGCATACGGCCCCCGGTCATGGCCGGGACGACTATGAAACCGGATTGCGCTACGGTCTGGAGACCCTTTCTCCTCTGGACGACCGAGGTTGTTTCTATCCTCAGACCGAGTTGGTGGGCGGACTGAACGTCTTCAAGGCCAATCCCAAGGTGATCGAAATCCTGGAGCAAAACGGCAGATTGCTGGCCCAGGAGAAAATCTCCCACTCCTACCCGCATTGCTGGCGCTGCCGCAAGCCGGTGATTTTCCGGGCCACCATGCAGTGGTTCATTTCCATGCAGGCCGATGATCTGCGCGGCAAGGCCCTGCATGAAATCGACGAGAAGGTACGCTGGATTCCGGCCTGGGGCCGGGAACGGATCCACAGCATGATCGCCAACCGCCCGGACTGGTGCATCTCCCGGCAGCGCAACTGGGGCGTGCCCATCGTGGCCCTGATCTGCAAGGAGTGCGGCCATACCTATACGGAACCGGACTGGGTCGTTTCCGTGGTGGACCGCTTCGCGGGACATGAACGGGGAGCGGACTATTGGTTCGAAGCTTCCCTGGACCAGGTGGTCCCGGACGGCTTGGCCTGCCCGGACTGCGCTTCGACCTCCTGGGAAAAGGAGGACGATATCCTGGACGTCTGGTTCGATTCCGGAACCAGTTTCGCCGCTGTTCTGGAACAGCGCCCGGAATGCACGTTCCCGGCGGACCTATATCTGGAAGGATCGGACCAGCATCGCGGCTGGTTCCACAGCTCGCTGCTGGCCTCCGTGGGCACACGGGGCGCGGCACCCTACAAAGCGGTTTTGACGCATGGCTACGTGGTGGACGCCAATGGCCGCAAAATGTCCAAATCCGTGGGCAACGTCATCGCTCCCCAGGAGATCATCAAGCAATACGGCGCGGAAATCCTGCGGCTCTGGGTGGCCTCCGAGGACTATCAGGACGACGTGCGCATCTCCACGGAAACCTTGAACCGCCTGGTGGACGCCTATCGCCGCATCCGCAACACCTGCCGGTTCCTGCTGGGCAACCTTTCCGACTTCCGGCCCACGGAGCACGCAGTGGACGCGGACCGGCTCCTGCCCCTGGATCGGTTCGCGCTGGATCTGTTCACCCGGCGGCATGCAAAAATCGCCGAAGCCTACGAACGCTACGAGTTTCACAAGGTCTTCCACACTTTGCACAATATGTGCGTCACGGACCTGAGCGCCTTTTACCTGGATATCGTCAAGGACCGCCTGTATGTCTCGGCTCCTGACGGCCTGGCCAGGCGTTCGGCCCAGACCGTGCTTTGGCGTGCTCTGGAGATGCTGCTTACGGATATGGCTCCAGTTCTGAGTTTTACCGCGGAGGAAGTCTATCAACACCTGCCCGAGGACGTCCGCGGGACGTCTCCCAGCGTCTTCGGCTTGCGCTTTCAAGGCCCGGATATGTCGGCTGCATCGGGTGCGCCCGTACAATCTTCTGGTGAGTCTTCTGGCGAGTCTATGGCCGAAGAGGCCCGCCAAGCCTGGGAAACCGTGATCCGGGTCCGGGCCGAGACCACCAAGGCCATCGAACCGGTACGCAAGTCCGGTGTCGTAGGGCATTCCCTGGATACGGAGGTGACCCTGTACGTCCATGACGACCTGCTGGACGTGCTCCGGCCCATGGCCCCGATGCTCAGGGAAGTCTTCATCGTCTCCAAGGTGGAGGTCCGTCCGGAAAGCGAGGCGGTGGAAAGCCAAACCGCCGATTTTTTCGTCAGCGAAGAAGTCGACGGATTGCGTATCGCCGTGGCTCCGGCTCCGGGAGCGAAATGCCCTCGGTGCTGGGTCTACAGTGAAGAGCTTGTCGCGGATGGCACGGAGGGCGGCGACGGTGTTTGTCCGCGCTGCCAGGATGCTTTGGAGGGTCGGTAA
- a CDS encoding LexA family protein — protein MAGFVFPGKPSKVQAMDGKIIIALIHGGFTVKTLKKRDGKAFLAPANAAYPVIEVTPEMECEVWGVVVSVIRELEH, from the coding sequence ATGGCCGGTTTCGTCTTCCCTGGAAAACCTTCAAAAGTTCAGGCCATGGACGGCAAGATCATCATCGCCCTGATCCACGGCGGGTTCACGGTGAAGACGTTGAAGAAGCGGGACGGGAAGGCTTTTCTGGCCCCGGCCAATGCCGCCTACCCGGTGATTGAGGTGACGCCGGAAATGGAATGCGAGGTCTGGGGCGTTGTGGTGAGCGTGATCAGGGAGTTGGAGCATTAA